In a single window of the Bacteroidota bacterium genome:
- a CDS encoding FAD-dependent oxidoreductase: MNEPSASETLVIIGNGIAGITCARHVRKRSRRPVVVISSETDYFFSRTALMYIYMGHMQFEHTKPYEDNFWAKNNITLVRKHVQQVNTASRELLFTDGTRMFYGDLVLATGSQSNFFGWLGQELKGVQGLYSYNDLQRMEADTKGIANAVVVGGGLIGVEMAEMLHARGIHVTFLVRENEFWRNVLPAEEAALISRHLREHGIDLRLNTELKALLPDGNGRVRAAVTTQGEEIACQFAGIAVGVSPNAEMARQSGIACERGILVNEFFETDQPHVYAIGDCAQYRTPPPGRRAIEPLWYTGRFHGETLALTLTAKRTAYAPGPWFNSAKFFDIEYQTYGDVKANAGENESSFYWQHASGKISFRAVYDAASKRLTGINVFGMRLRHELVDRWLREGVNVAHALENLASANFDPEFYKTFEADIAAAFTAQTGIKVVAKAKSWTQIFKRPQHT, translated from the coding sequence ATGAATGAACCTTCGGCCTCAGAAACACTTGTAATTATTGGCAACGGCATTGCCGGCATAACCTGCGCACGGCATGTACGCAAGCGAAGCCGCCGGCCGGTGGTGGTGATTTCTTCGGAAACCGATTACTTTTTTTCGCGCACGGCACTCATGTACATTTACATGGGGCACATGCAGTTTGAGCATACCAAGCCTTACGAAGACAATTTCTGGGCAAAAAACAACATTACACTGGTGCGCAAGCATGTGCAGCAGGTAAACACAGCCAGCCGCGAATTGCTATTTACCGATGGCACCCGCATGTTTTACGGCGATCTGGTGCTGGCTACCGGTTCACAATCAAACTTCTTTGGCTGGCTGGGGCAGGAGCTCAAAGGCGTGCAGGGGCTTTACAGCTACAACGACCTGCAGCGCATGGAGGCCGATACAAAAGGCATTGCAAATGCTGTGGTAGTGGGCGGCGGCCTGATTGGTGTGGAAATGGCCGAAATGCTGCATGCACGTGGCATACACGTAACCTTTCTGGTGCGCGAAAACGAGTTCTGGCGAAACGTGCTGCCTGCCGAAGAAGCTGCGCTTATAAGCCGCCACCTGCGCGAGCACGGCATTGACCTGCGCCTGAATACCGAGCTCAAAGCACTTCTGCCCGACGGCAACGGACGCGTGCGTGCAGCTGTTACCACACAGGGCGAAGAAATTGCCTGCCAGTTTGCCGGCATTGCCGTGGGCGTAAGTCCTAACGCCGAAATGGCCCGCCAGTCGGGCATTGCCTGCGAGCGCGGCATTCTGGTAAACGAATTTTTTGAAACCGATCAGCCGCACGTGTATGCCATTGGCGACTGTGCCCAATACCGCACACCACCGCCCGGCCGCCGCGCCATTGAGCCACTCTGGTACACCGGCCGCTTTCATGGCGAAACACTTGCGCTTACACTCACCGCTAAACGCACCGCATACGCGCCGGGCCCCTGGTTCAATTCGGCCAAATTCTTCGACATCGAATACCAGACTTACGGCGATGTAAAAGCCAATGCGGGCGAGAACGAAAGCAGCTTTTACTGGCAGCATGCTAGCGGCAAAATAAGTTTCCGCGCGGTGTACGATGCCGCGTCAAAACGCCTCACCGGTATTAATGTATTTGGTATGCGCCTGCGCCACGAGCTGGTTGACCGCTGGCTGCGCGAAGGAGTAAATGTGGCACACGCTCTCGAAAATCTCGCCAGTGCCAATTTTGACCCCGAATTTTACAAAACTTTTGAAGCGGATATTGCCGCCGCCTTTACCGCCCAGACCGGCATAAAAGTGGTGGCAAAAGCCAAAAGCTGGACACAAATTTTCAAACGCCCGCAACATACATGA
- a CDS encoding histidine kinase, giving the protein MQEKNQTGFYAMRQFLLFIFLIVFTQSPAQQKKDSLWKCWTNKLLADTTRLKALNEYIYDYHILKQTDSILALLKIHNDYALKTGNKKEQASNLSMLGTYYNNKNKSLIARSYYRKSLGINRSINNQNGIAANYNQIGLAYFSEEQYDSSIYYYFNALKLFEQQKNINKQAAVYNNLGSIYSVLYDTLQELNCYEKAYAITMKSGNVRNQIITAINLAMCEVKIKERWDSVPVRINRHLEQCRKAGYKDLEIRMLASLADIYLYYKDYEKSLYYRQETGRHAHEAKDSMGICNYYYHLARLYYFQKQYAPVPELLKKSIGIAERNAFLRMKKIGAIFLSDVYYETGRFEEALKYYKLYIQAKDSMQSSLTEKIIFREQTKYEYEKKMLEEKVINDKAVFELKTQTAKLEYQKTLWIILSIGVILILGISFIFYRNNTHQKQIIATQKHNLTKQKLLVSQINPHFIFNSLNAIQNYIFKENVFTAGDYLSRFAKLMRMILDFSRQDYITVSEEVNFLESYLELQSLRFGNSFAYQISTDPDLDADSATIPPLLGQPFLENAVEHGMKNLNGKYGKISVHIYLESDMLVYEIQDNGHGLLAQHAANKPASQHKSLATQITRERLEAYTTTQAAYHIHITDKAQAGYPETGVLVKLSLPCKFK; this is encoded by the coding sequence ATGCAAGAAAAAAATCAGACCGGATTTTACGCGATGCGGCAGTTTCTTTTATTTATTTTTCTGATTGTATTTACTCAAAGTCCTGCCCAGCAAAAAAAAGATTCGCTCTGGAAATGCTGGACGAATAAGTTGCTTGCCGATACAACGCGTCTGAAAGCACTCAATGAATATATCTACGACTATCATATATTAAAACAAACCGATTCAATTCTTGCGCTACTCAAAATACATAATGATTATGCGTTAAAAACAGGCAACAAAAAAGAACAGGCGTCCAATCTTTCCATGCTGGGCACCTATTATAACAATAAGAATAAATCATTAATTGCCAGAAGTTATTACAGAAAAAGCCTCGGTATTAATCGAAGCATAAATAATCAGAACGGTATTGCGGCAAACTACAATCAGATAGGTTTAGCCTACTTTTCAGAGGAACAATATGATTCTTCTATTTATTATTACTTCAATGCACTTAAGTTATTTGAACAGCAAAAAAACATAAACAAACAGGCCGCAGTGTATAATAACCTCGGATCAATTTATAGTGTGTTGTACGACACTTTGCAGGAACTTAATTGCTATGAAAAGGCGTATGCAATAACAATGAAATCGGGTAATGTACGTAACCAGATTATCACAGCAATAAACCTGGCTATGTGTGAAGTGAAGATTAAGGAGCGATGGGATTCTGTTCCGGTTCGTATTAACCGTCATCTTGAACAGTGCAGGAAAGCCGGCTATAAAGACCTTGAAATCAGAATGCTTGCTTCACTTGCCGATATCTACCTGTATTATAAAGATTATGAAAAATCGCTCTACTATCGCCAGGAAACAGGACGGCATGCACATGAAGCCAAAGACAGTATGGGCATCTGCAACTACTATTATCATTTGGCCCGGTTGTATTATTTTCAAAAGCAGTATGCTCCGGTACCTGAGTTGTTGAAAAAATCGATAGGCATAGCTGAGCGAAACGCTTTCTTACGAATGAAAAAAATAGGTGCCATTTTTCTTTCTGACGTGTATTATGAAACCGGACGCTTTGAAGAGGCACTTAAGTATTACAAGTTATACATACAAGCCAAAGACAGTATGCAAAGCAGCCTGACAGAGAAAATAATATTCAGGGAGCAAACAAAATATGAGTATGAGAAAAAAATGCTGGAAGAGAAGGTGATAAATGACAAAGCCGTATTTGAATTAAAGACACAAACGGCAAAACTGGAATATCAGAAAACATTATGGATAATTCTTTCAATAGGTGTAATACTCATTCTTGGCATTTCATTCATTTTCTACCGCAACAATACTCATCAAAAACAAATTATTGCCACCCAGAAACACAATCTCACCAAACAAAAACTTCTCGTCAGCCAGATCAATCCGCACTTTATCTTTAACTCACTCAATGCCATTCAGAATTATATTTTCAAGGAAAATGTATTTACTGCCGGCGACTATCTCTCACGGTTTGCAAAGCTGATGCGCATGATTCTTGATTTTTCACGTCAGGATTATATCACTGTCAGCGAAGAGGTTAATTTTCTTGAATCGTATCTTGAGCTTCAGAGCCTTAGATTCGGAAACAGCTTTGCTTACCAGATAAGCACCGATCCTGATCTTGATGCCGATTCTGCCACTATTCCGCCACTGCTGGGGCAGCCCTTTTTGGAAAATGCCGTGGAGCATGGCATGAAGAACCTTAACGGGAAATACGGAAAAATAAGCGTGCATATTTATTTAGAATCTGACATGTTGGTTTACGAAATTCAAGATAACGGCCACGGCCTGCTTGCTCAACATGCGGCAAATAAACCAGCCTCTCAACACAAATCACTTGCCACACAAATTACACGCGAACGGCTTGAAGCTTACACAACTACTCAGGCCGCATACCACATACATATTACCGATAAAGCGCAGGCGGGATATCCCGAAACCGGCGTGTTGGTAAAATTATCTCTCCCCTGCAAATTTAAGTAA
- a CDS encoding rhodanese-like domain-containing protein — protein sequence MVRALMFFASFLSLFTSCSAQVSSGSYNAMLKTLLSHSVPEITVDSLEKCVGSVTLLDARETAEFNVSHIANARHVGYDKFNMQTVAGIAKDRHIVVYCSVGYRSEKISEKLKAAGYTHVSNLYGGIFEWVNQGNNVVDNSGKPTAKVHAYSKTWGVWLTSGEKVYK from the coding sequence ATGGTACGCGCACTAATGTTTTTCGCCTCTTTTCTCTCTCTTTTCACCTCGTGCAGCGCACAGGTAAGCAGCGGCAGCTACAACGCCATGCTCAAAACACTGCTCAGCCACAGCGTTCCCGAAATCACCGTCGATTCACTCGAAAAATGCGTAGGCAGTGTTACCCTGCTCGATGCCCGCGAAACCGCCGAATTCAATGTGAGCCACATCGCAAACGCCCGCCACGTGGGTTACGATAAGTTCAACATGCAAACCGTGGCCGGCATCGCCAAAGACCGGCACATTGTAGTGTACTGCTCCGTAGGCTACCGCAGCGAAAAGATTAGCGAAAAACTCAAAGCCGCCGGCTATACGCATGTATCTAACCTCTACGGTGGCATTTTCGAATGGGTAAACCAGGGCAACAATGTGGTTGACAACAGCGGTAAGCCTACTGCAAAAGTGCATGCCTACAGCAAAACCTGGGGTGTTTGGCTTACGAGCGGAGAAAAAGTGTATAAGTAA
- a CDS encoding response regulator transcription factor: MKAVIIDDEPNNIELLTTLIERFAPQVELTGTATGVTEGYTLLRKTNPSLVFLDVEMKDGSGFDLLKLVPQMPLRVIFVTAHEHYALQAFHYSATDYLLKPVSPTDLLAAIRKAELAVSHDELMLQMNTLLANMNEPDEKSKKIVLKTMERVYITTVDDIVRLESDGNYTTVHLNDGSKVLVSKLLKDFELILKDLHNFFRTHQSHIINLDYFFCYEKAESTVILKDKSFVPLAVRKKDQLFRLLNME; encoded by the coding sequence ATGAAAGCAGTAATTATTGATGACGAACCAAACAACATCGAATTATTAACCACTCTTATTGAACGATTTGCGCCTCAGGTAGAATTAACCGGTACAGCTACCGGGGTAACCGAAGGCTATACTCTGCTCCGAAAAACAAATCCTTCACTTGTTTTTCTTGATGTGGAAATGAAAGATGGCTCCGGTTTCGATTTGCTCAAACTTGTACCTCAAATGCCGCTCCGCGTAATTTTTGTAACGGCACACGAGCACTATGCACTGCAGGCATTCCATTACAGTGCTACTGACTATCTGCTTAAACCGGTTTCACCGACTGATCTGCTTGCTGCCATAAGAAAAGCCGAACTGGCTGTAAGCCACGATGAACTGATGCTGCAAATGAACACGCTGCTCGCAAACATGAATGAGCCCGACGAAAAAAGCAAAAAAATAGTACTCAAAACCATGGAGCGCGTGTACATCACCACTGTTGATGATATTGTACGCCTCGAATCAGACGGAAATTATACCACCGTGCATTTAAATGATGGCAGCAAGGTACTCGTATCAAAACTGCTGAAAGATTTTGAACTCATTCTTAAAGACCTGCACAATTTCTTCCGTACACACCAGTCGCACATTATCAACCTCGACTATTTCTTCTGCTACGAAAAAGCTGAATCGACTGTGATACTGAAAGATAAATCGTTTGTACCGCTGGCTGTACGCAAAAAAGATCAGTTATTCAGACTTCTGAATATGGAATAA
- a CDS encoding glycosyltransferase family 2 protein — translation MNTSPIIDVIIPAYNEENSVGKVVNALPRAMLRHIIVVNNNSNDATRENAAAAGAVVLDETNQGYGFACLCGMAWIAQQAVKPDIVVFVDADYSDRPEELPLLIAPVLNEGVDLVIGSRALGNREKGSMTPQQVFGNWLATTLMRWLYGVRYTDLGPFRAVKYAALLQIAMRDTTYGWTVEMQLKAAKLKMKTAEVPVTYRRRIGFSKISGTVKGTILAGYKIITTIFKYW, via the coding sequence ATGAACACATCGCCCATAATTGACGTAATTATTCCGGCCTATAACGAAGAAAACTCGGTAGGCAAAGTGGTGAATGCGCTGCCGCGTGCTATGCTGCGCCACATTATTGTGGTTAACAACAATTCGAACGATGCCACGCGTGAGAACGCAGCCGCTGCCGGAGCTGTTGTGCTGGACGAAACTAATCAGGGTTACGGATTTGCCTGCCTGTGCGGTATGGCGTGGATTGCGCAGCAGGCGGTGAAGCCCGATATTGTGGTGTTTGTGGATGCCGATTATTCGGACCGTCCGGAAGAATTGCCGTTGCTGATAGCGCCTGTGTTGAATGAAGGGGTTGATTTGGTGATCGGTTCGCGCGCGCTGGGCAACCGCGAAAAAGGTTCGATGACCCCGCAGCAGGTGTTTGGCAACTGGCTTGCCACCACGCTTATGCGCTGGCTGTATGGTGTGCGCTACACGGATCTGGGCCCGTTCAGGGCGGTGAAGTATGCGGCGCTTTTACAAATTGCGATGCGCGATACTACTTATGGCTGGACGGTGGAAATGCAGCTTAAGGCCGCCAAGCTGAAAATGAAAACAGCCGAAGTGCCTGTGACGTACCGCCGCCGTATTGGTTTTTCGAAAATAAGCGGTACGGTGAAAGGCACGATACTGGCAGGCTACAAGATAATAACCACGATTTTTAAATACTGGTGA
- a CDS encoding 4Fe-4S binding protein, which yields MKSPEPSLSLSEPHPQGVHAAQKGGFALAVLAVVYLLLAWAHLVPVNAALLAASLLGIVAGVIIYSLALYRNVPAGIKNNGVFTSSLTNRGLWGWVAGIVLTAFYVALYWFPETLGLGKDGNNTGLIALFDPLKRFFSGSNSTSQWFVYGTLYTVAILALGIKFMLKYRHNRYQLIRTSVVIASQLFLAYLIPEILEGLTTGQAYFAKDIKNIWPLNYYFFHDWHLNAMLEGGALGRLFLVAGIALFLIGAPVITYFAGKRWYCSWVCGCGGLAETAGDPFRQLSSKKVSAWKFERWMIHGVLALVVIMTAATLYGYFSGKSEIFGLSIYTYFQQPYAFFIGAAFSGVIGVGFYPVLGSRVWCRFGCPLAGYMGIIQRFKSRFRITTNGGQCISCGNCSTYCEMGIDVRAYAQKGQNIVRASCVGCGICAAVCPRGVLKLENGPEEGRINDNPISIGNDGIKLNGLS from the coding sequence ATGAAAAGCCCTGAGCCAAGTTTATCGCTATCCGAACCGCACCCGCAAGGTGTGCATGCCGCTCAAAAAGGCGGTTTTGCGCTCGCTGTGCTTGCGGTGGTTTATTTGTTGCTGGCATGGGCGCATCTGGTGCCGGTAAATGCGGCTTTGCTTGCTGCATCGTTGCTGGGGATTGTAGCCGGGGTTATTATTTATTCGCTGGCACTTTACCGCAACGTGCCGGCGGGAATAAAAAACAACGGTGTGTTCACATCGTCGCTTACCAACAGGGGCCTTTGGGGCTGGGTGGCAGGCATTGTGCTTACGGCTTTTTACGTGGCGCTTTACTGGTTCCCGGAAACACTGGGGCTGGGGAAAGACGGTAACAACACCGGACTTATTGCCCTGTTTGATCCGCTGAAACGTTTTTTCAGCGGCAGCAATTCCACCTCGCAGTGGTTTGTATATGGTACACTTTACACAGTGGCTATACTGGCGCTGGGCATTAAGTTTATGCTCAAGTACCGGCACAACCGCTATCAGCTTATCCGTACATCGGTAGTAATTGCATCACAATTATTTCTGGCGTATCTCATTCCCGAAATTCTCGAAGGGCTTACTACCGGGCAGGCTTACTTTGCCAAAGACATCAAAAACATCTGGCCACTGAATTATTATTTCTTTCACGACTGGCACCTGAATGCCATGCTGGAAGGTGGTGCGCTGGGACGTTTGTTTCTGGTGGCCGGCATAGCTCTGTTTCTGATCGGAGCTCCGGTAATTACTTATTTTGCGGGGAAGCGCTGGTACTGCTCGTGGGTGTGTGGTTGCGGCGGACTGGCCGAAACGGCAGGCGATCCGTTCCGTCAGCTTTCATCGAAAAAAGTTTCTGCATGGAAGTTTGAACGCTGGATGATACACGGTGTGCTTGCGCTGGTAGTGATTATGACAGCGGCCACGCTTTACGGTTATTTTTCCGGCAAATCGGAAATTTTCGGGCTGAGTATTTACACGTATTTCCAGCAGCCGTATGCGTTTTTTATTGGTGCAGCTTTTTCGGGCGTAATTGGTGTGGGATTTTATCCGGTGCTTGGAAGCCGCGTGTGGTGCCGCTTTGGTTGTCCGCTTGCAGGTTACATGGGCATTATTCAGCGCTTTAAATCGCGTTTCCGTATTACCACCAATGGCGGGCAATGCATTTCCTGCGGCAATTGCTCAACCTATTGTGAAATGGGAATTGATGTGCGGGCCTACGCGCAGAAAGGCCAGAATATTGTACGTGCATCGTGTGTAGGTTGCGGAATATGTGCAGCGGTTTGTCCGCGCGGCGTACTCAAACTCGAAAACGGACCCGAAGAAGGCCGCATAAACGACAATCCGATCAGTATTGGTAACGACGGTATAAAGCTGAACGGATTATCCTGA
- a CDS encoding T9SS type A sorting domain-containing protein, translating to MISKIKKTTIAATTGAIVLISTQTLFAQNLILNYGFNAGTVVSNQAQVNRATNWEQGCGRSYLGSTQSYFFTNSADLIDDNSTSASYDEPYPNGPSHTITSQDGDGRFVAFSGRAQSDPTIYPYLTHPASTYGESVKGSLTAPLNSCLYKVSFWAAGKIHTNATTLNNNLVVQAVLRKGSDCNAEKIIFTTPIITSLDWQYYEGTFALSASEISFGYDKIEFRIPLLPLGSVGSTWALVDNTSLTQLSVTRPDVLVSRNYCQGSPVTVSGSFVAIATNHVWKIEESDVAGVVVPGGYSYTSATINGTPGPYTFPASSNLPCNRYYKISLSLNSPCGSFSGTQVIYYRCQPTPVISSSEPNPLCFGETTTLSVNYSPVPLQTSVVWSTGATTSSISVNPPANQTFSVTVTDRGCSASTSYTVTRSNTNNPGFTLTASATAGNPYFTASATPLINPGANGINYYWDIVEIDPSTGNEIANTKVYNPQCWWNAAGTTSFQNYNYLTSYTSANNGYSNPANFGCSATAGRFESNHTYRVTRATWTATCPWTAEVQLMMLCPTCRTNGAPELVVTNLGVFDATNLPENMNYLRSVLDNGAQNQVLPSVSIAPNPSLGLFTLSNLSGASTQVEVYNLSGQLIHSSLTTEKALQLDLTAQPAGLYLCRITANGHTETRRMVIE from the coding sequence ATGATATCAAAAATCAAAAAGACTACAATTGCCGCCACCACAGGGGCAATCGTTTTAATCAGCACTCAAACACTGTTTGCACAAAACTTAATTCTAAATTATGGATTTAATGCCGGTACTGTTGTAAGTAATCAGGCTCAGGTAAATAGAGCTACTAACTGGGAACAGGGATGTGGACGAAGTTATCTGGGTTCAACACAATCATACTTTTTTACAAACTCTGCCGATCTGATCGACGATAACTCTACAAGTGCCAGTTATGACGAACCTTATCCTAATGGTCCTTCTCATACAATAACATCACAAGACGGCGATGGAAGATTTGTAGCTTTTAGCGGACGCGCGCAGTCTGACCCCACAATTTATCCTTATCTCACACATCCGGCAAGCACTTACGGCGAATCAGTAAAAGGTTCTCTGACAGCGCCACTGAATAGCTGCCTGTATAAAGTTTCTTTCTGGGCAGCAGGTAAAATCCATACAAATGCCACCACTCTCAACAATAATCTTGTAGTACAGGCCGTACTGCGCAAAGGCTCAGATTGCAATGCTGAAAAAATCATTTTCACTACTCCTATTATTACCAGCCTCGACTGGCAATACTATGAGGGGACATTTGCACTAAGCGCATCAGAAATTAGTTTTGGTTACGATAAAATTGAATTTCGTATTCCTCTACTCCCTCTAGGAAGTGTTGGTTCCACATGGGCTTTGGTTGATAATACCAGCCTTACTCAGTTATCGGTAACCCGCCCTGATGTGCTGGTTTCACGTAACTACTGCCAGGGCTCTCCGGTAACAGTTAGCGGATCATTCGTTGCAATAGCCACAAACCACGTATGGAAAATCGAAGAATCGGATGTGGCCGGTGTGGTAGTTCCTGGTGGTTATTCTTATACCAGTGCAACTATTAACGGCACTCCCGGCCCATACACGTTCCCGGCAAGCAGCAACCTGCCTTGCAACAGGTATTATAAAATTTCGCTTTCACTCAATTCGCCCTGCGGAAGTTTTTCAGGTACACAAGTAATTTACTATCGTTGCCAACCCACACCCGTTATCAGTTCGTCAGAACCGAACCCGCTTTGCTTTGGCGAAACAACAACGCTTTCGGTAAACTACTCACCCGTTCCTTTGCAAACATCGGTAGTTTGGAGTACAGGAGCAACCACATCTTCTATCTCCGTAAATCCTCCCGCAAACCAAACCTTTTCAGTTACAGTAACTGATCGCGGCTGCTCGGCCAGCACATCTTACACCGTAACCCGCAGCAACACCAACAACCCCGGATTTACACTCACCGCCAGCGCCACAGCCGGCAACCCGTACTTTACCGCCAGTGCTACTCCGCTTATTAACCCTGGTGCAAACGGCATAAACTACTACTGGGATATTGTAGAAATCGACCCGTCCACAGGCAACGAAATCGCCAACACCAAGGTATATAACCCGCAGTGCTGGTGGAATGCAGCAGGTACTACCAGCTTCCAGAACTACAATTACCTTACCTCTTATACATCAGCAAACAATGGCTACAGCAACCCTGCCAACTTTGGCTGCAGCGCCACTGCCGGACGTTTTGAAAGCAATCATACCTACCGTGTAACCCGCGCTACATGGACAGCCACCTGCCCGTGGACAGCAGAAGTACAACTGATGATGCTTTGCCCTACTTGCCGTACCAACGGAGCACCCGAACTGGTAGTCACAAACCTGGGTGTGTTTGATGCAACCAACCTGCCCGAGAATATGAATTACCTGCGTTCGGTACTGGATAACGGTGCACAAAACCAAGTGCTGCCTTCCGTAAGCATCGCACCCAATCCTTCGCTCGGACTCTTCACACTCAGCAACCTGAGCGGTGCATCCACGCAAGTAGAGGTTTACAACCTCAGCGGACAGTTAATTCACAGCAGCCTTACAACCGAAAAGGCACTGCAACTTGATCTTACCGCTCAACCTGCCGGCCTATACCTATGCCGCATCACAGCCAACGGCCACACCGAAACACGCCGTATGGTAATTGAGTAA
- a CDS encoding glycosyltransferase, with translation MSNTLTDVFLLACVCMYGLGLLFVSLYSISQAQLLWRYLHKRRPEDVYLRDETLRPHVTIQLPVYNEQYVAERLIDAVCRIRYPQQLLEIQVLDDSTDETTAIIAAKAAEWKMKGVDIVHLRRSNREGFKAGALKYGLETAKGEFVAIFDADFVPGEDFLEKTIPYFADPQTGMVQTRWGHINRNYSMLTRLQAFALDAHFTVEQVGRNMGGFINFNGTAGIWRKKTILDAGNWEADTLTEDLDLSYRAQLKSWKFVYLEDVVSPAELPPVMSALKSQQYRWTKGGAEVARKHIGNVLRSRFSFGEKWHGILHLLNSAVFISVVITSLTSVPLLFAKQHFPALNALFMVATLFLLSFVVLGGLYYVSSRNYYKAQGKGVWHFLCSFPLFLSVSMGLSLHNAVAVIEGYAGRKTPFVRTPKFNINTDADGWAGNVYVRNAFTPLVLAEALLMLYFIYGIITGIRLGDYGLLPFHVMLAGGFGAVFYYSVSQNRR, from the coding sequence ATGAGCAATACATTGACTGATGTGTTTTTGCTGGCCTGTGTGTGCATGTATGGCCTGGGGTTGTTGTTTGTGAGTTTATACAGCATTTCGCAGGCACAGCTGCTCTGGCGTTATCTGCACAAACGCAGGCCCGAAGACGTTTACCTGCGCGATGAAACGCTGAGACCGCACGTGACCATTCAGCTTCCGGTGTATAATGAGCAGTATGTGGCTGAACGGCTTATTGATGCCGTGTGCCGCATACGCTATCCGCAACAACTGCTGGAAATACAGGTGCTCGACGATTCGACCGACGAAACTACGGCCATAATTGCAGCGAAAGCGGCTGAATGGAAAATGAAAGGTGTGGACATTGTACACCTGCGCCGCAGCAACCGCGAAGGGTTTAAAGCCGGTGCGCTGAAATACGGTCTGGAAACAGCGAAAGGGGAGTTTGTGGCCATTTTTGATGCCGATTTTGTGCCGGGTGAAGATTTTCTCGAAAAAACGATCCCCTATTTCGCCGACCCGCAAACCGGCATGGTACAAACACGCTGGGGACATATTAACCGCAATTACAGTATGCTTACCCGCCTGCAGGCTTTTGCGCTGGATGCGCATTTTACCGTAGAGCAGGTAGGCCGGAACATGGGCGGTTTTATCAATTTCAATGGCACAGCCGGAATCTGGCGCAAAAAAACCATACTTGATGCCGGCAACTGGGAAGCTGATACACTTACCGAAGATCTTGACCTGAGTTACCGCGCCCAATTGAAGAGCTGGAAGTTTGTGTATCTCGAAGACGTAGTTTCACCGGCTGAATTGCCGCCGGTAATGAGTGCGCTCAAATCACAGCAATATCGCTGGACAAAAGGCGGCGCAGAAGTAGCCCGGAAACATATCGGAAATGTGCTCCGGTCGCGTTTTTCGTTTGGTGAAAAATGGCATGGTATATTGCATTTACTGAATAGTGCAGTTTTTATAAGTGTGGTTATAACCTCACTTACGAGTGTGCCGTTATTATTCGCGAAGCAACATTTTCCCGCCCTCAATGCCTTGTTTATGGTGGCAACGTTGTTTCTGCTGAGTTTTGTGGTGCTTGGCGGTTTGTACTATGTATCGAGCCGGAATTATTATAAAGCACAGGGCAAAGGTGTGTGGCATTTTTTGTGCAGCTTTCCGCTTTTTTTATCCGTGTCGATGGGGCTTTCGCTGCACAATGCAGTGGCTGTGATTGAAGGTTATGCAGGGCGTAAAACGCCTTTTGTACGCACGCCTAAATTCAACATAAATACGGATGCCGATGGCTGGGCGGGGAATGTGTATGTGCGCAATGCGTTTACGCCGCTGGTGCTGGCAGAGGCTTTACTGATGCTGTATTTTATATATGGTATTATTACCGGCATCCGGCTTGGCGATTATGGTTTGCTGCCGTTTCATGTAATGCTTGCGGGAGGATTCGGTGCGGTGTTTTATTACTCGGTGAGCCAGAATCGCAGATAA